One genomic window of Aggregatilinea lenta includes the following:
- a CDS encoding Ni/Fe hydrogenase subunit alpha yields MPETINVNIHHLTRVEGHGNIVVDVRDGILEKCDLEIVETPRFFEAMLRGRPYQQASHITSRICGICAVGHATASLRATEHALGVEPSEQTVMLRKLAFHGEMLDSHILHAYMLIAPDFLGVGSVIPLASSAPDVVKRALRMKQLSGDLCRIIVGRHTHPIAMTVGGFTHFPSRSDLEQLRERFEAIVADVDATVELFGTLPWPSFERETEFIALVQPDEYGFIDGRIASSDGGTLPVENYRQVTNERLNPHSSAKHCAFHRDSYMVGSLARYNLKHEQLHPRAKAAAEHLGLSAPCYRPYLNSAAQVVEIAHCVDDTIMLLDKLLANGVQPEDPAPVTLTPGARGVGSCDVPRGILFHEYQIGEKGLIEEANCIIPTGQNLGNIELDMRALVPTLLEEPQEQIAHKLEMLVRAYDPCISCSTHFLNVEFVNGAEG; encoded by the coding sequence ATGCCTGAGACGATCAACGTAAACATTCATCATCTGACTCGCGTCGAAGGCCACGGCAACATCGTCGTGGACGTGCGGGACGGCATACTGGAGAAGTGCGACCTGGAAATCGTCGAGACGCCGCGCTTCTTCGAGGCGATGCTGCGCGGACGGCCTTACCAGCAGGCGTCGCACATCACCAGCCGGATCTGCGGGATCTGCGCGGTGGGCCACGCGACGGCCAGCCTGCGAGCGACCGAGCACGCGCTGGGCGTCGAGCCGAGCGAGCAGACGGTGATGCTGCGCAAGCTCGCCTTCCACGGCGAGATGCTCGACAGCCATATCCTGCACGCCTACATGCTGATCGCGCCCGACTTCCTGGGTGTGGGCAGCGTGATCCCGCTGGCGTCCAGCGCTCCGGATGTGGTCAAGCGCGCGCTGCGCATGAAGCAGCTTTCCGGCGACCTGTGCCGGATCATCGTCGGGCGCCACACGCACCCGATCGCGATGACGGTCGGCGGCTTCACGCACTTCCCAAGCCGGAGCGATCTTGAACAGCTCCGCGAGCGGTTCGAGGCGATCGTGGCCGATGTGGACGCGACGGTCGAGCTGTTCGGTACACTGCCCTGGCCGAGCTTCGAGCGTGAGACGGAGTTCATCGCGCTGGTCCAACCAGACGAGTACGGCTTCATCGACGGCAGGATCGCCAGTTCCGATGGCGGCACGCTGCCTGTTGAGAACTACCGCCAGGTGACCAACGAGCGCTTGAATCCGCATTCGAGCGCCAAGCACTGCGCTTTCCACCGCGACAGCTACATGGTCGGCTCGCTGGCGCGCTACAACCTGAAGCACGAGCAGCTTCACCCGCGTGCCAAGGCTGCTGCTGAGCACCTGGGGCTGAGTGCACCCTGCTACCGCCCGTACCTGAACAGCGCGGCGCAGGTGGTCGAGATCGCACACTGCGTGGACGACACGATCATGCTGCTCGACAAGCTACTGGCCAACGGCGTCCAGCCGGAAGATCCGGCGCCCGTCACGCTGACGCCCGGTGCACGCGGCGTCGGAAGCTGCGACGTGCCGCGTGGCATCCTGTTCCACGAGTACCAGATCGGCGAAAAGGGCCTGATCGAAGAGGCCAACTGCATCATCCCGACCGGGCAGAATCTGGGCAACATCGAACTGGATATGCGCGCGCTGGTTCCGACGCTGCTGGAAGAGCCGCAGGAGCAGATCGCGCACAAGCTTGAAATGCTGGTCCGGGCTTATGACCCGTGCATCTCCTGCTCGACACATTTCCTGAACGTCGAATTTGTCAACGGCGCTGAAGGGTAA
- a CDS encoding DUF5996 family protein has protein sequence MENSVTDSSTIPDPMHDVPAWPDLPLDEWQDTYETLHRWTQIVGKIRLALAPMVNHWWQVTLYLTARGLTTSPIPYQSRSFQIDFDFIDHMLRIETSGGGTRAFELAPRSVADFYRTIMAELLALGIEVEIWTVPVEIEDRTPFEQDNAHAAYDPVYAQRHWRALVQADRVLKVFRSRFTGKVSPIHFFWGGFDLAVTRFSGRPAPDHPGSPNVARYVMQESYSHEVSSCGFWPGAGTGQPMFYAYAYPEPAGFRDYPIQPDAAYYDPAFGNFLLPYDAVRTSASPDETLLAFLQSTYEAAAINAQWDRAALER, from the coding sequence ATGGAGAATTCCGTGACAGACAGCTCGACGATCCCTGACCCGATGCATGACGTGCCCGCATGGCCGGACCTGCCGCTGGACGAATGGCAGGATACGTACGAAACCCTGCACCGCTGGACGCAAATCGTGGGCAAGATCCGGCTGGCGCTCGCGCCGATGGTCAACCATTGGTGGCAGGTCACGTTGTACCTTACGGCGCGCGGCCTCACCACCTCCCCCATTCCCTACCAATCCCGCAGCTTTCAGATCGACTTCGATTTTATCGACCACATGCTGCGCATCGAGACGAGCGGCGGCGGAACGCGTGCATTCGAACTAGCGCCGCGCTCGGTCGCGGACTTCTACCGGACGATCATGGCGGAGTTGCTGGCGTTAGGCATCGAGGTGGAAATCTGGACGGTCCCGGTCGAAATCGAGGATCGCACGCCTTTCGAGCAAGACAACGCTCACGCGGCCTACGATCCCGTCTACGCGCAGCGGCACTGGCGCGCGCTCGTCCAGGCGGATCGCGTGCTCAAGGTATTCCGCAGCCGCTTTACCGGCAAGGTCAGCCCGATTCACTTCTTCTGGGGCGGCTTCGACCTGGCGGTGACGCGCTTTTCGGGGCGACCCGCGCCCGATCATCCCGGCTCGCCCAATGTCGCGCGCTACGTCATGCAGGAATCGTACTCGCACGAGGTTAGCTCGTGCGGCTTTTGGCCCGGAGCAGGCACCGGTCAGCCGATGTTCTACGCCTACGCCTACCCCGAACCGGCAGGCTTCAGGGACTACCCGATCCAGCCCGACGCAGCCTACTACGACCCGGCATTCGGGAACTTCCTGCTGCCGTACGACGCCGTCCGGACGTCCGCTTCGCCCGACGAAACGCTGCTCGCCTTCCTGCAAAGCACGTACGAGGCGGCTGCGATCAACGCGCAGTGGGACCGGGCCGCACTGGAACGGTAA
- a CDS encoding FAD/NAD(P)-binding protein, which yields MVEVFEDAAVSEAAYVEEVMPSIYLPTVAKIIKVRTETEMEKVFTVRLPGGRPLGHAPGQFVMVSLPGIGEAPISVMSSPSRTHETFELCIRRVGNLTNSLHKLLPGDDIGIRGPFARGFPMDVFKKKDVIVAAGGLGLAPARSFIDEILDNRDDYGRLIVLYGARNPSEILFRDELRKWRMRDDIDLLVTVDRPDESWVGHIGVITRLFPRVEINPAKAMAVTIGPPIMYRFVTVELLGKGLSPDQIWMSFERRMKCGVGKCGHCQVNYRYSCQEGPSWTYAEALAFEEAL from the coding sequence ATGGTAGAAGTATTTGAAGATGCTGCTGTGTCCGAAGCGGCCTACGTCGAAGAAGTGATGCCGTCGATCTATCTGCCCACCGTGGCGAAGATCATCAAGGTCCGCACGGAAACCGAGATGGAAAAGGTCTTTACCGTGCGGCTGCCGGGTGGGCGTCCGCTGGGGCACGCGCCGGGCCAGTTTGTGATGGTGTCGCTGCCAGGCATCGGCGAAGCGCCGATCAGCGTGATGTCGTCGCCCAGTCGCACGCACGAGACGTTCGAGCTGTGCATCCGCCGCGTGGGGAACCTGACCAACAGCCTGCACAAGCTGCTGCCGGGGGACGACATTGGCATTCGCGGCCCGTTTGCGCGCGGCTTCCCGATGGACGTGTTCAAAAAGAAGGACGTGATCGTGGCGGCGGGCGGCCTGGGGCTGGCCCCGGCGCGCTCGTTCATCGACGAGATCCTGGATAACCGCGACGACTACGGGCGGCTGATCGTGTTGTATGGCGCGCGCAACCCGTCCGAGATCCTGTTCCGCGACGAGCTGCGGAAGTGGCGCATGCGGGACGACATCGACCTATTGGTGACGGTGGACCGGCCCGATGAAAGCTGGGTGGGGCACATCGGCGTGATCACGCGATTGTTCCCACGCGTAGAGATCAACCCCGCCAAGGCGATGGCGGTCACGATCGGCCCGCCGATCATGTATCGTTTTGTGACGGTCGAGCTGCTTGGCAAGGGCCTAAGCCCGGATCAGATCTGGATGAGCTTCGAGCGCCGGATGAAGTGCGGTGTGGGAAAGTGCGGCCACTGCCAGGTGAATTACCGGTATAGCTGCCAGGAAGGCCCCTCCTGGACATATGCGGAGGCGCTGGCCTTCGAGGAGGCGCTGTAA
- a CDS encoding winged helix DNA-binding domain-containing protein has protein sequence MPTIAWQRLYNQHLEGPKLQRADEVVAWFGAVQAQEYALAKWALGQRLESATNAALEQAFNDGAILRTHVMRPTWHFVAPADIRWLLALTRDRVHRVTGTMYRRLELDEALMHRCGDILARALEGGHYFTRPELGSILADAGIDGMSGIRLTHIMMFAELEGVVCSGPRQGKQHTYALLDERAPGTLRLSRDDALAELTRRFFTSHGPATVKDFAFWSGLTIADVKAGLAMLDAQLAHDTIDGQEYWFAPSAPLPDTLPARGHLLPVYDEYTIPYKGSSSIFDPHHVDLFRNRLFTSAFVQNGAVAGMWRRTFERQTVVVECESSHPFTPAETDAFNAAAQRFGDFLGLPVDPRLS, from the coding sequence ATGCCGACAATTGCCTGGCAGCGCCTGTACAACCAGCACCTTGAAGGCCCGAAGTTGCAGCGCGCGGACGAGGTTGTCGCCTGGTTTGGCGCGGTCCAGGCGCAGGAATACGCGCTGGCAAAGTGGGCGCTCGGCCAGCGCCTGGAATCCGCGACCAACGCGGCGCTCGAGCAAGCCTTCAACGACGGGGCGATCCTGCGCACGCACGTCATGCGCCCCACGTGGCACTTTGTCGCGCCCGCCGACATCCGCTGGCTGCTGGCGCTAACGCGCGATCGCGTGCATCGGGTGACCGGCACGATGTACCGCAGGCTGGAACTGGACGAGGCCCTGATGCACCGCTGCGGCGACATCCTGGCCCGCGCGCTGGAAGGGGGTCATTACTTCACCCGGCCTGAACTCGGCTCCATCCTGGCGGACGCCGGGATCGACGGGATGAGCGGTATCCGGCTGACGCACATCATGATGTTCGCGGAGCTGGAAGGTGTGGTGTGCAGCGGACCGCGTCAGGGCAAACAGCACACCTACGCGCTGCTCGACGAGCGCGCGCCGGGAACGCTGCGCCTCTCGCGCGACGATGCGTTGGCCGAGTTGACGCGGCGCTTCTTTACCAGCCACGGCCCGGCGACGGTCAAGGACTTCGCGTTTTGGTCAGGGCTGACCATCGCCGACGTCAAGGCCGGGCTGGCGATGCTGGATGCTCAGTTGGCGCACGACACGATCGACGGTCAGGAGTACTGGTTCGCGCCCTCCGCCCCACTACCCGATACGCTGCCCGCACGCGGCCACCTGCTGCCGGTCTACGACGAATACACCATCCCGTACAAAGGCAGCAGCTCCATTTTCGATCCCCACCATGTGGACCTGTTCAGGAACCGTCTGTTCACCTCGGCGTTCGTCCAAAACGGTGCGGTCGCAGGCATGTGGCGGCGCACATTCGAGCGGCAGACGGTCGTCGTCGAGTGTGAATCCTCGCATCCCTTCACCCCGGCTGAAACGGATGCCTTCAACGCTGCCGCGCAGCGCTTTGGCGACTTCCTCGGCTTGCCCGTCGATCCGCGCCTGTCCTGA
- a CDS encoding NADH:ubiquinone oxidoreductase — MSAKPKVAFFDFTSCEGCQLTVVDALQTHLGLLDLIEIVEFREAMSEHSDDYQIAFVEGSCTRASDEERLRKIRKQAALVVALGACAHLGGVNAMKNRWPIEEVQTYVYGESGKEYYESYMARPISAVIDVDVSIPGCPIDRLEFVRVVQQLLQGCTPKLPDYSLCVECKLSENACLNKLGKPCLGPITRAGCNALCISYGDGCEGCRGFAPEANLDYMRQILEEQNLPAEIIDAKFTLFNAYALQEMGGDAPLAGNGSPNGSRRRSRKQNWPRSTFASPEEA; from the coding sequence ATGTCCGCAAAACCGAAAGTTGCCTTTTTCGACTTCACGAGCTGTGAGGGCTGCCAGCTCACCGTCGTGGACGCACTGCAAACGCACCTGGGACTGCTCGACCTGATCGAGATCGTTGAGTTCCGCGAGGCGATGTCCGAGCACAGCGACGATTACCAGATCGCGTTCGTCGAAGGCTCGTGCACGCGCGCCAGCGACGAAGAGCGGCTGCGCAAGATACGCAAGCAGGCGGCGCTGGTCGTGGCGCTGGGGGCCTGCGCGCACCTCGGCGGCGTCAACGCGATGAAGAATCGCTGGCCCATCGAAGAGGTCCAGACCTACGTCTACGGCGAGAGTGGCAAGGAGTACTACGAGAGCTACATGGCGCGGCCCATCTCGGCAGTCATCGACGTAGATGTGTCGATCCCCGGCTGTCCCATCGACCGCCTGGAGTTCGTGCGCGTCGTACAGCAACTGCTCCAGGGCTGTACGCCTAAACTGCCCGACTACTCGCTGTGTGTGGAGTGCAAGCTCTCTGAAAACGCCTGCCTGAACAAGCTGGGCAAGCCGTGCCTCGGCCCGATCACCCGCGCGGGCTGCAATGCGCTGTGCATCAGCTATGGCGACGGCTGCGAGGGCTGCCGGGGCTTTGCGCCCGAAGCCAACCTTGACTACATGCGCCAGATCCTCGAAGAGCAGAACCTGCCCGCCGAGATCATCGACGCGAAGTTCACTCTGTTCAACGCATACGCGCTGCAAGAAATGGGCGGCGACGCGCCGCTTGCTGGCAACGGGTCGCCGAACGGCTCCCGGCGACGCAGCCGGAAGCAAAACTGGCCGCGCTCGACCTTTGCCTCGCCTGAGGAGGCGTAG
- a CDS encoding hydrogenase maturation protease, whose protein sequence is MSTMLTSTPTARTLILGVGSPLMGDDAVGVLVAEALQARSDLPPGVDVIDGGTEGFGLIPVIEAYSRVIIVDAAQVGLPPGSIRRFTWGDIRVTANEHSLSLHQGGLNDALALAEVLGCLPAELIFYGVQPEQVAWDAPLSEAVSRALPALIEGVLGELNGIAAG, encoded by the coding sequence ATGTCAACGATGCTGACCAGCACCCCCACCGCACGCACGCTGATCCTGGGCGTTGGCAGCCCGCTGATGGGCGACGACGCGGTCGGCGTGCTGGTGGCGGAAGCGCTCCAAGCCCGCTCCGACCTGCCGCCCGGTGTGGACGTGATCGACGGCGGCACGGAAGGGTTCGGGCTGATCCCCGTGATCGAAGCGTACTCACGTGTCATCATCGTGGATGCGGCACAGGTGGGGCTGCCGCCCGGATCGATACGGCGCTTCACCTGGGGGGACATCCGGGTGACGGCCAACGAGCACAGCCTGTCGCTGCATCAAGGCGGGCTGAACGACGCGTTGGCGCTGGCGGAAGTGCTTGGCTGCCTGCCCGCCGAGCTGATTTTCTACGGCGTCCAGCCGGAGCAGGTGGCCTGGGACGCGCCGCTGAGCGAGGCCGTCAGCCGCGCGCTGCCCGCGCTGATCGAAGGCGTGCTCGGCGAACTGAACGGCATCGCCGCCGGCTGA
- a CDS encoding ubiquitin carboxyl-terminal hydrolase 14: MSDVPCTHLDQIQEVTPSAQGCEECLKMGDSWLHLRICLICGHVGCCDNSKNKHATKHFHATQHPIIQSFEPGEDWIWCYVDEVAMDPKRILYRPDR, translated from the coding sequence ATGAGTGATGTGCCCTGCACACATCTCGATCAGATTCAAGAGGTTACGCCCAGCGCCCAGGGCTGCGAAGAATGCCTGAAAATGGGCGACAGTTGGCTCCACCTGCGCATCTGCCTGATTTGCGGGCACGTCGGTTGCTGCGACAATTCGAAGAACAAGCATGCGACCAAGCACTTTCACGCCACCCAGCACCCGATCATTCAGTCGTTCGAGCCGGGCGAAGACTGGATCTGGTGTTACGTCGACGAGGTAGCGATGGACCCCAAACGCATTCTCTACCGCCCGGATCGCTGA